From a single Salvelinus sp. IW2-2015 linkage group LG22, ASM291031v2, whole genome shotgun sequence genomic region:
- the LOC111949651 gene encoding P2Y purinoceptor 14, with translation MAGNWITGPSNQTTDFGSVFTHQVLPVLYVLIGGVGLALNSLAAWIFFRVPSDSGMVVYLKNMVVADLLMLLTFPWRVASELGLGGWQVRVAVCRYSAVLFYSSMYVGIILMGLISLERYVKVVGHSSSCTHLLQRVGFTRVVALLTWSLLLLSVLPNVVLTSKPADEQSSRHCVQLKTPLGQQWHKVSSYFGVALFWATVLVLAFCYSSIAHHFYKSYRRVRQDDSGVYSKSNCSIFSLLVVFFICFVPYHICRVTYTQSQLPGSGFSWHSRYMLFQAKEVTLFLSALNVCLDPVIYFLMCTKFRESLLKKLPRGKGGPKRCSLTTEQTVSNM, from the coding sequence GTGCTCCCAGTTCTCTACGTGCTGATCGGCGGCGTGGGCTTGGCTCTCAACAGCTTGGCTGCCTGGATCTTCTTCCGGGTGCCCAGCGACTCAGgcatggtggtctacttgaaaaaCATGGTAGTGGCCGACCTGCTGATGCTGCTCACCTTYCCCTGGCGCGTGGCCAGCGAGCTCGGTCTGGGCGGCTGGCAGGTCCGCGTGGCCGTGTGCCGCTACAGCGCCGTGCTCTTCTACTCCTCCATGTACGTGGGCATCATCTTAATGGGCCTCATCAGCCTGGAGCGCTACGTCAAGGTCGTAGGACACTCGTCTTCCTGCACACACCTCCTGCAGCGAGTGGGGTTCACCCGGGTCGTGGCCCTGCTGACGTGGAGCCTGCTGCTGCTTTCCGTCCTCCCCAATGTTGTGCTGACCAGCAAGCCTGCGGACGAGCAGAGCTCCAGACACTGTGTGCAGCTAAAGACCCCCCTGGGTCAGCAGTGGCACAAGGTGTCCTCGTATTTCGGTGTGGCCCTGTTCTGGGCCACCGTACTGGTTCTAGCCTTCTGCTACTCTTCCATTGCCCACCACTTCTACAAGTCGTACCGCCGCGTTCGCCAGGACGACAGCGGGGTGTACAGCAAGTCCAACTGCAGTATCTTCAGCCTCCTGGTTGTGTTCTTCATCTGTTTCGTGCCCTACCACATCTGCCGCGTGACCTACACCCAAAGCCAGTTACCCGGCTCCGGCTTCAGCTGGCACAGCCGTTATATGCTGTTCCAGGCGAAGGAGGTCACCCTCTTCCTGTCAGCACTCAACGTGTGCCTGGACCCCGTCATCTACTTCTTGATGTGCACTAAGTTCCGCGAGTCACTACTGAAGAAACTGCCCAGAGGCAAGGGAGGGCCAAAGAGATGTTCCCTTACCACAGAACAGACTGTTAGTAATAtgtga
- the gpr171 gene encoding P2Y purinoceptor 14 isoform X1: protein MDSQAAYTVKGVGGTDSYFNTSSVQTMNDTVGNGSESASCGLMEVSAHPFFTVTYSLVFLVGLVLNGFTVRVYFCQAQRHQSSVTVYLQNLAAADFFLSLCLPLRIANYATYNSTLMRHVYCNFGATAFYLNMYASILFMDYIAANRYLKIVRPLETHTLQRVRAARYISMATWVTLLASSSAYLTVSLLTTWGADLIPGTIGCDALHSTQLQLLYKIIHSFSAAIFLFVLFSLLFFYWGTILRLRQAQLNQQKHPSCGSGSNLSRSKRNMLVLVAVFCVCFVPYHLVRLPYAFLRPFLHNCYWHQAFYYMKELTVLLSVLNACLDPLIYFIFCKSFRAQLGIQRRFSTSMEQPDSTAPPPGARRISQGNLTTLPRTQTRTSLSMSRRASVI, encoded by the exons ATGGATAGCCAGGCTGCATACACAGTGAAAGGAGTGGGAGGAACGGACAGCTATTTCAACACATCCTCTGTACAGACCATGAACGACACTGTGGGGAATGGTTCCGAGTCAGCCTCTTGCGGCTTGATGGAGGTCTCCGCCCACCCATTCTTCACCGTAACCTACTCCCTGGTCTTCCTGGTGGGCCTGGTTCTCAACGGCTTCACGGTGCGGGTCTACTTCTGCCAAGCCCAGCGCCACCAATCCAGCGTGACAGTATATCTGCAGAACCTGGCTGCGGCAGACTTCTTCCTCAGCCTGTGTCTGCCGCTCCGCATTGCCAACTACGCCACCTACAACTCGACCCTCATGCGCCACGTCTACTGCAACTTTGGCGCCACGGCCTTCTACCTCAACATGTACGCCAGCATCCTCTTCATGGACTACATCGCAGCCAACAG GTACCTGAAGATCGTCCGTCCTCTGGAGACCCACACCCTGCAAAGGGTGCGCGCAGCCCGCTACATCTCCATGGCAACCTGGGTCACCCTTCTGGCCTCGTCATCTGCGTACCTGACCGTATCCCTCCTCACCACTTGGGGTGCAGATCTCATCCCCGGGACCATAGGCTGCGACGCCCTCCACAGCACCCAGCTTCAACTGCTCTACAAGATCATCCACAGTTTCTCGGCGGCCATCTTCCTCTTCGTTCTGTTTTCCCTCCTCTTCTTTTACTGGGGCACCATCCTCAGGCTGCGGCAAGCACAGCTGAACCAGCAGAAACATCCTTCCTGTGGATCCGGAAGCAACCTCAGCCGCTCCAAGAGAAACATGCTAGTTCTGGtcgctgtgttctgtgtgtgcttCGTGCCGTACCACCTGGTGCGCCTGCCCTACGCCTTCCTCCGGCCCTTCTTGCACAACTGTTACTGGCATCAGGCCTTCTACTACATGAAGGAGCTGACCGTGCTGCTGTCAGTCCTCAATGCCTGCCTGGACCCACTCATCTACTTCATCTTCTGTAAGTCCTTCAGGGCCCAGCTGGGCATACAGAGGCGTTTTAGTACGTCAATGGAACAGCCAGACAGTACAGCCCCACCGCCAGGAGCTAGGAGAATTAGCCAGGGGAACCTGACCACCCTGCCACGCACCCAGACAAGGACGTCGTTAAGTATGTCGAGACGGGCCAGTGTCATTTAG
- the gpr171 gene encoding P2Y purinoceptor 14 isoform X2 — translation MNDTVGNGSESASCGLMEVSAHPFFTVTYSLVFLVGLVLNGFTVRVYFCQAQRHQSSVTVYLQNLAAADFFLSLCLPLRIANYATYNSTLMRHVYCNFGATAFYLNMYASILFMDYIAANRYLKIVRPLETHTLQRVRAARYISMATWVTLLASSSAYLTVSLLTTWGADLIPGTIGCDALHSTQLQLLYKIIHSFSAAIFLFVLFSLLFFYWGTILRLRQAQLNQQKHPSCGSGSNLSRSKRNMLVLVAVFCVCFVPYHLVRLPYAFLRPFLHNCYWHQAFYYMKELTVLLSVLNACLDPLIYFIFCKSFRAQLGIQRRFSTSMEQPDSTAPPPGARRISQGNLTTLPRTQTRTSLSMSRRASVI, via the exons ATGAACGACACTGTGGGGAATGGTTCCGAGTCAGCCTCTTGCGGCTTGATGGAGGTCTCCGCCCACCCATTCTTCACCGTAACCTACTCCCTGGTCTTCCTGGTGGGCCTGGTTCTCAACGGCTTCACGGTGCGGGTCTACTTCTGCCAAGCCCAGCGCCACCAATCCAGCGTGACAGTATATCTGCAGAACCTGGCTGCGGCAGACTTCTTCCTCAGCCTGTGTCTGCCGCTCCGCATTGCCAACTACGCCACCTACAACTCGACCCTCATGCGCCACGTCTACTGCAACTTTGGCGCCACGGCCTTCTACCTCAACATGTACGCCAGCATCCTCTTCATGGACTACATCGCAGCCAACAG GTACCTGAAGATCGTCCGTCCTCTGGAGACCCACACCCTGCAAAGGGTGCGCGCAGCCCGCTACATCTCCATGGCAACCTGGGTCACCCTTCTGGCCTCGTCATCTGCGTACCTGACCGTATCCCTCCTCACCACTTGGGGTGCAGATCTCATCCCCGGGACCATAGGCTGCGACGCCCTCCACAGCACCCAGCTTCAACTGCTCTACAAGATCATCCACAGTTTCTCGGCGGCCATCTTCCTCTTCGTTCTGTTTTCCCTCCTCTTCTTTTACTGGGGCACCATCCTCAGGCTGCGGCAAGCACAGCTGAACCAGCAGAAACATCCTTCCTGTGGATCCGGAAGCAACCTCAGCCGCTCCAAGAGAAACATGCTAGTTCTGGtcgctgtgttctgtgtgtgcttCGTGCCGTACCACCTGGTGCGCCTGCCCTACGCCTTCCTCCGGCCCTTCTTGCACAACTGTTACTGGCATCAGGCCTTCTACTACATGAAGGAGCTGACCGTGCTGCTGTCAGTCCTCAATGCCTGCCTGGACCCACTCATCTACTTCATCTTCTGTAAGTCCTTCAGGGCCCAGCTGGGCATACAGAGGCGTTTTAGTACGTCAATGGAACAGCCAGACAGTACAGCCCCACCGCCAGGAGCTAGGAGAATTAGCCAGGGGAACCTGACCACCCTGCCACGCACCCAGACAAGGACGTCGTTAAGTATGTCGAGACGGGCCAGTGTCATTTAG
- the gpr171 gene encoding G-protein coupled receptor 171 isoform X3, producing MMTLPTNSTDDTIPQCVVNDQMEPFSVLYTLVFLISMAANLVALWVFVHSYNAKKSINVYLVNLLTADLLLTLALPFKLAKDLGVATWGLMVFHCQVSAVVVYISMYASIFFLTFISVDCYIQISQSSRLFRVQEVGFARLMSVVVWLLVLLIMVPNMALPIQDVQEREFLSCSKLKQEVGLHWHGLAVFLCTILFLNASTAVLISNGLVLKRLLASRNDPDQWCHARRATINVTAVTAAYVVCFVPYHVVRTPYTLAQTEVITPDCQTKRHLFLAKESTLLLVVLHLCLDPVLYYYFSKAFRQRVREVFRSRRSMRDSNTNPTPDPAAEDLKLQPITATE from the exons ATGATGACGCTTCCCACAAACTCCACCGATGACACCATCCCTCAGTGCGTCGTCAATGACCAGATGGAGCCTTTCAGCGTGCTCTACACCCTGGTCTTTCTCATCAGCATGGCTGCCAACCTGGTGGCTCTGTGGGTGTTCGTACACAGCTACAATGCCAAGAAGAGCATCAATGTCTACCTGGTCAATCTCCTGACCGCTGACCTCCTGCTCACCCTGGCCCTACCCTTCAAGTTGGCCAAAGACCTGGGTGTGGCGACCTGGGGCCTCATGGTCTTCCACTGCCAGGTGAGCGCCGTGGTAGTCTACATCAGCATGTATGCGTCCATCTTCTTCCTCACCTTCATCAGCGTTGACTGCTACATTCAGATCAG cCAGAGCTCCAGACTGTTCCGTGTACAGGAAGTGGGCTTCGCCAGGCTGATGTCAGTGGTGGTGTGGCTACTTGTGCTCCTCATCATGGTGCCCAACATGGCCCTGCCCATCCAGGACGTCCAAGAGAGGGAATTCCTGAGCTGCTCCAAGCTGAAGCAAGAGGTGGGACTCCACTGGCACGGCCTTGCAGTCTTCCTCTGTACCATCCTGTTCCTCAACGCGTCCACGGCCGTCCTCATCTCCAACGGTCTGGTGCTAAAGAGGCTGCTGGCGAGCAGGAATGACCCTGACCAGTGGTGCCATGCTCGCCGTGCCACCATCAATGTTACGGCGGTGACGGCAGCGTACGTGGTGTGCTTCGTGCCGTACCATGTGGTACGGACGCCCTATACGCTAGCCCAGACTGAGGTCATCACTCCAGACTGCCAGACCAAGAGGCACCTCTTCCTGGCCAAGGAGTCCACATTACTGCTGGTGGTGCTGCACCTCTGCCTGGACCCCGTGCTCTACTACTACTTCTCCAAGGCATTCAGACAGAGGGTCAGGGAGGTGTTCAGGAGTAGGAGGAGCATGCGGGATTCGAACACCAACCCAACACCTGACCCTGCAGCTGAAGACTTGAAGCTGCAGCCAATAACTGCCacggagtag